The following coding sequences are from one Sesamum indicum cultivar Zhongzhi No. 13 linkage group LG11, S_indicum_v1.0, whole genome shotgun sequence window:
- the LOC105174177 gene encoding uncharacterized protein LOC105174177, with protein MEEQCSPLGWAYYYQEEGVEELKHSLLYSTLELEAAVLSAHEEISRKDDEILQLKGLLAEIIKERDEFQAKCQQLVLEKQLLFQQVQLLQPHPSKKHLDCPISSNTTSHEDDNIDLSPSHCDDNIIVASPSAGCKDTLPLPPPIVSPGPLVLDVMDKLSIKKPLPEKGKFLQAVMEAGPLLQTLLLAGPLPQWQHPPPQLNSTDIPPVTISSPTAKILHQDSCLISPTSHGGFTNKRAMVNKESSSDFSPKSKYQKVCSPIIIEPNI; from the exons ATGGAAGAACAATGCAGCCCTCTTGGCTGGGCTTACTACTACCAAGAAGAG GGGGTTGAGGAATTGAAGCATTCACTCTTGTACTCTACTTTGGAGCTAGAAGCTGCAGTCCTCTCAGCCCATGaggaaatttcaagaaaagatgATGAGATACTCCAACTCAAGGGTTTGCTAGCAGAGATCATCAAGGAGAGGGATGAGTTCCAGGCAAAATGTCAACAACTTGTGCTGGAAAAACAGTTGCTTTTCCAACAAGTACAACTACTCCAGCCACATCCTTCAAAGAAACACCTAGATTGTCCAATCTCAAGTAACACCACTAGCCATGAGGATGACAACATTGACTTGTCCCCCTCACATTGTGATGACAACATTATTGTGGCATCACCATCTGCTGGCTGTAAGGACACTCTACCGCTGCCACCACCAATTGTATCACCAGGGCCACTGGTTCTAGACGTAATGGACAAACTCTCGATCAAGAAGCCATTGCCGGAGAAGGGCAAGTTCTTGCAGGCAGTGATGGAAGCCGGGCCACTTCTCCAGACACTGCTTCTGGCAGGGCCGCTTCCACAGTGGCAGCATCCACCTCCACAACTCAACTCGACCGACATCCCACCCGTCACAATCTCGTCTCCCACGGCGAAAATCTTGCACCAAGATTCTTGCCTTATTAGCCCTACTAGTCATGGGGGATTCACTAACAAGAGGGCTATGGTAAACAAGGAAAGCTCATCAGATTTCTCACCCAAGTCCAAGTATCAAAAAGTTTGTTCACCGATCATCATTGAACCCAACATCTAG